A genome region from Vanessa cardui chromosome 24, ilVanCard2.1, whole genome shotgun sequence includes the following:
- the LOC124540036 gene encoding RNA-binding protein pno1, which yields METENINVDEFLPAKNPIKLSNIKKGVVTESGEGMDVEEQNVIKKKTKKFKLKKVKKNAEPNESKIKMRKVAVPAHRYTPLRENWLKIFTPIVEHLLLQVRFNTKSRNVEIRVGPETKDDANLQKAADFVKAFLYGFDVEDALALLRLDDLFVESFEIKDVKTLQGDHLGRAIGRLAGKAGRTKFTIENVTKTRIVLADSKIHILGSYQNIALARRAICNLIMGSPPSKVYGNLRNVAKRVAERF from the exons atggAAACCGAAAATATTAACGTCGATGAGTTTCTGCCAGCGAAAAATCCCatcaaattaagtaatattaaaaaaggggTTGTAACGGAATCTGGCGAGGGTATGGATGTGGAAGagcaaaatgtaattaaaaaaaaaactaaaaaatttaaattgaaaaaggtTAAGAAAAACGCTGAACctaatgaaagtaaaattaagatGAGAAAAGTTGCAGTACCAGCTCACAG atatacgCCTCTACGAGAAAACTGGTTGAAAATCTTCACACCAATTGTGGAACATTTGTTACTTCAAGTCCGTTTCAACACCAAATCACGTAATGTCGAAATCAGAGTGGGTCCCGAGACAAAAGATGACGCAAATTTACAGAAAGCTGCTGATTTTGTTAAG GCTTTCCTTTACGGTTTTGATGTTGAAGATGCATTGGCCCTTCTGAGATTAGATGACCTCTTTGTAGAATCCTTTGAAATAAAAGACGTCAAAACATTACAAGGTGACCATTTGGGCAGAGCTATCGGAAGATTGGCAGGAAAAGCAGGACGTACAAAGTTCACAATAGAAAACGTAACTAAGACGAGAATAGTGTTGGCAGACtcaaaaatacacattttagGTAGTTACCAAAATATAGCACTGGCGAGACGTGCtatatgtaatttgattatGGGATCACCACCCTCTAAAGTATATGGTAACCTGAGGAATGTTGCTAAAAGAGTCGCTGAAAgattttga
- the LOC124540035 gene encoding NADH dehydrogenase [ubiquinone] 1 alpha subcomplex subunit 10, mitochondrial, protein MATIIRTTLVKFSPQGGKIAGCTLVQNRTIMGKTMRESLGPRPPKPPPFDYENKCYGWLRSLVDRTTHRFDENSKVLVVEGPVAVGKTQFAASLAEDLGMKHFPEANMDIHYVRPNGIDLRIFDKDIPEDTRTFDHVNFNMSPNHRLAGNYQIMMYIARYSQYIDALTHLLNTGQGVVLERSPYSDFIFLEAMFAQKYVSKGIKSVYYELRANTIEDLMRPHLVIYLDMAVDKVQESIKKRNLKHEIEGKALTKPFLTELEHQYKNKYLRDIATHAELLVYDWSGGGDVEVVVEDIERLNFDQYTEREEPKMKDWRLPREVDWADKRMIYTNNKNYLMNLFNIPRYDVPELITGAEDGYERDKVIFNHPDFQYVEGYGRNDSGQLFKNKVPKYTECI, encoded by the exons ATGGCGACTATAATCAGAACCACTTTGGTAAAGTTTAGCCCCCAAGGTGGGAAGATCGCAGGATGTACACTTGTCCAGAACAGGACCATCATGGGTAAAACCATGCGGGAATCTCTGGGGCCCCGTCCACCAAAGCCCCCTCCGTTTGACTACGAAAATAAATGTTACGGATGGTTACGTAGCCTCGTTGACCGAACCACACATAGATTCGATGAGAATTCAAAAGTTTTGGTAGTCGAAGGTCCCGTGGCCGTGGGCAAGACGCAGTTCGCTGCTAGCCTCGCTGAGGATCTCGGTATGAAACATTTTCCCGAGGCAAATATGGACATTCACTATGTCCGGCCAAATGGTATCGACCTTCGTATCTTCGACAAGGACATTCCAGAAGATACGAGAACTTTCGACCATGTAAATTTCAACATGTCACCGAATCACCGTCTCGCTGGCAACTACCAAATCATGATGTATATCGCGAGATACAGTCAATACATCGATGCTCTCACTCATCTGCTGAACACTGGCCAAGGTGTTGTTCTAGAAAGATCTCCGTACTCTGATTTCATTTTCCTAGAAGCTATGTTTGCTCAGAAGTATGTCAGCAAGGGTATCAAGTCTGTGTACTATGAACTGAGAGCTAATACTATCGAGGACTTGATGAGACCACATTTAGTCATCTACCTTGACATGGCCGTGGATAAG GTACAAGAATCTATCAAGAAACGTAACCTCAAGCATGAGATAGAAGGCAAGGCATTGACTAAGCCATTCCTGACTGAGTTGGAACATCAGTACAAGAACAAGTATCTCCGTGATATTGCGACTCATGCCGAGCTGCTTGTGTACGACTGGAGTGGTGGTGGTGACGTAGAAGTG GTCGTTGAAGATATCGAGCGTCTCAACTTCGACCAGTACACGGAGCGCGAGGAGCCCAAGATGAAGGACTGGCGCCTGCCGCGCGAGGTGGACTGGGCCGACAAGAGGATGATCTACACCAACAACAAGAACTACCTCATGAACCTCTTCAACATACCGCGCTACGACGTGCCCGAGCTGATCACCGGCGCTGAAGACGGATATGAGAGAGACAAG
- the LOC124540034 gene encoding EARP and GARP complex-interacting protein 1, producing MEEGNSIIYGLEHQTRALSPQYGESDAIRFLIGTQSLKPEANQVHVVELEEDTGALHTKVFKHDIGEIWHLRCSPHDAAILMTTHNAYDPDTCQCTMGVSIFKLPTTEVIPKDLDDLNAIQGRNAEDMEILKTITPEKPEEEIRCAEWHPSDENRVGIVLENYVSIRDVDTGAQVTSVAPEGRARLKFTGGKWSPQGHCQFTVLQDTHIKCFDTRTDCVKSSWNIDNAHRQLARDIDFNPNRQFHLASAGDDAALNIWDYRNGKEPIFSRTDHSHWVWTVRYNTYHEQLLLSGSSDARALLTAAAGVCAADDEGRRLSQVLEDGVLQSYEQHEDSVYCAEWSAAEPWTFASLSYDARLVLSRVPRHFKYKILL from the exons ATGGAAGAAGGGAATTCAATAATATATGGACTTGAACATCAG ACCAGAGCGCTGTCCCCGCAATATGGAGAAAGTGATGCTATTAGATTCCTGATCGGTACCCAAAGCTTGAAACCTGAAGCTAATCAAGTACATGTCGTGGAACTGGAGGAAGATACAGGGGCATTGCATACAAAA gtttttaaaCATGATATTGGTGAAATATGGCATCTTCGCTGTTCCCCGCATGATGCAGCCATCTTGATGACGACACACAATGCCTACGACCCTGATACCTGTCAGTGCACAATGGGAGTTTCCATTTTCAAACTTCCAACCACAgag GTAATACCAAAAGATTTGGACGACCTCAATGCAATACAAGGCAGGAATGCTGAGGATATGGAAATCTTGAAAACGATTACACCAGAG AAACCAGAGGAGGAGATACGTTGCGCTGAATGGCATCCGTCCGACGAGAACCGCGTTGGCATCGTCCTGGAAAACTACGTGAGCATCCGGGACGTGGACACCGGAGCCCAGGTGACGAGCGTGGCACCGGAGGGGAGGGCCAGGCTGAAGTTTACAGGGGGGAAGTGGAGTCCACAGGGACATTGTCAG TTCACAGTATTACAAGACACGCATATAAAATGCTTCGATACCAGAACAGACTGCGTGAAGTCCTCTTGGAACATAGACAACGCGCATAGACAATTGGCCAGAGACATCGATTTCAATCCTAACAG aCAATTCCATCTAGCTAGTGCGGGAGACGACGCCGCTTTGAACATTTGGGATTACCGGAATGGGAAGGAGCCCATTTTCAGCAGAACCGATCACTCTCATTG GGTCTGGACGGTGCGCTACAACACGTACCACGAACAGCTGCTGCTGTCGGGCAGCTCGGACGCGCGTGCGCTGCTGACGGCCGCCGCCGGGGTCTGCGCTGCCGACGACGAGGGCCGACGCCTCAGCCAGGT CCTAGAGGATGGCGTCCTCCAGTCTTATGAACAGCATGAGGACTCCGTGTACTGCGCCGAGTGGAGCGCAGCGGAGCCCTGGACCTTCGCCTCCCTCAGCTACGACGCGAGGCTTGTCCTTTCGAGGGTGCCCcgacattttaaatacaaaatcctgttataa